Proteins from a genomic interval of Archangium lipolyticum:
- a CDS encoding SET domain-containing protein-lysine N-methyltransferase — translation MQAGEALFVHPGLRVRPCEWGYGVFTDEPIPEGTIIEECHYLKVPFRSVRTSALSDYVFNIEWGPHEEDRGGEWVSIVMGFGMIYNHSQEPNVSYYRGYQKGAAPKDVFTFYALRDIEPGEQLCISYGENWWKTRGQEMP, via the coding sequence ATGCAGGCAGGCGAGGCGCTCTTCGTTCATCCAGGGCTGAGGGTCCGGCCGTGCGAGTGGGGCTATGGCGTCTTCACGGACGAGCCCATTCCCGAGGGGACCATCATCGAGGAGTGCCATTACCTGAAGGTGCCCTTCCGCTCGGTGCGCACCTCCGCGCTCTCGGACTACGTGTTCAACATCGAGTGGGGTCCGCACGAAGAGGACCGGGGCGGCGAGTGGGTGTCGATCGTGATGGGGTTCGGGATGATCTACAACCACTCGCAGGAGCCCAACGTGTCGTACTACCGGGGCTACCAGAAGGGGGCGGCGCCCAAGGACGTCTTCACCTTCTACGCCCTGCGTGACATCGAGCCCGGCGAGCAGTTGTGCATCAGCTACGGCGAGAACTGGTGGAAGACGCGCGGGCAGGAGATGCCCTGA
- a CDS encoding NHL repeat-containing protein has product MSLATLLAACPGKDPEPAPKQYRVGGTLNGLSGSLTLQLNGQQSLTRTADGPFSFETPLDDQSNYAVTVATQPPEQQCTVENGTGKVSGADVSSVQVRCAGSTYSVGGTVQGLGGPLELKLGDEVLRVTQEGRFTFTTKLAKGGAYAVSVATLPQGQRCSVSNGSGTVAGNVEDISIRCTYWYALDNFQAARVVIGQDDFTSDAPNREGDPGANTLNGPWGNPTFANGRLYIPDQGNNRVLGFNGVPAANGAQAGFVLGQPNFTSDATGVGQSGVGHPEGLSSDGSRLAVADLDNNRVLLYSVLPASTGAMPTTVIGRVSFADVEPNPPCDPRSLRGLEDVFIGHGKLVVADSGHNRVLIWNTIPTTNGAPADLVLGQGSFTTCTENDADGDGTRDATPSASTMWLPTGVWTDGTRLVVADYVNNRVLLWNSFPTRNGQPADVVLGQQDFTSRESATSASRMSSPYFIAATGLQLFVADNQNNRVLGWNQFPTTNGAPADLVLGQADFDSANPQDPATRATSARSLRSPSGLHLAWPHVVVSDYGANRVLVFESR; this is encoded by the coding sequence ATGAGTCTGGCCACGCTGTTGGCCGCGTGCCCGGGGAAGGATCCGGAGCCCGCCCCCAAGCAGTACCGCGTGGGCGGCACCCTCAACGGCCTCTCTGGAAGCCTCACCCTCCAACTCAACGGACAACAGAGCCTCACCCGCACGGCGGATGGGCCGTTCTCGTTCGAGACCCCCCTGGACGACCAGAGCAACTACGCGGTGACGGTGGCCACCCAACCGCCGGAGCAGCAGTGTACGGTGGAGAATGGGACGGGCAAGGTCTCGGGCGCGGACGTGAGCTCCGTCCAGGTGCGCTGCGCGGGGAGCACGTACTCGGTCGGCGGCACCGTGCAGGGCCTGGGCGGCCCCCTCGAGCTCAAGCTCGGCGATGAGGTGCTCCGGGTCACCCAGGAGGGCCGCTTCACCTTCACGACGAAGCTGGCGAAGGGCGGCGCGTACGCGGTGAGCGTGGCCACCCTGCCCCAGGGCCAGCGCTGCTCCGTGTCGAACGGGAGCGGAACGGTGGCCGGCAACGTGGAGGACATCTCCATCCGGTGCACCTACTGGTACGCGCTGGACAACTTCCAGGCCGCCAGGGTCGTCATCGGGCAGGACGACTTCACCAGCGATGCGCCCAACCGGGAAGGCGACCCGGGCGCGAACACCCTGAACGGACCCTGGGGCAACCCGACGTTCGCGAACGGCCGGCTCTACATCCCGGACCAGGGCAACAACCGCGTCCTCGGCTTCAACGGAGTGCCCGCGGCCAATGGCGCGCAGGCGGGCTTCGTCCTCGGTCAGCCCAACTTCACGAGCGACGCGACCGGCGTCGGTCAGTCGGGCGTCGGACACCCCGAGGGACTCTCCAGCGACGGCAGCCGGCTGGCGGTGGCGGACCTGGACAACAACCGCGTCCTCCTCTACAGCGTGCTTCCCGCGAGCACCGGGGCCATGCCCACCACGGTCATCGGGCGGGTCAGCTTCGCCGACGTGGAGCCCAATCCTCCCTGCGACCCGAGGTCGCTCCGCGGTCTGGAGGACGTGTTCATCGGCCACGGGAAGCTGGTGGTGGCGGACAGTGGCCACAACCGTGTCCTCATCTGGAACACGATTCCCACCACGAATGGAGCACCGGCGGACCTCGTTCTCGGGCAGGGCTCGTTCACCACGTGCACCGAGAACGACGCGGATGGCGACGGCACGCGGGACGCAACCCCCTCCGCCTCCACGATGTGGCTCCCCACGGGCGTCTGGACGGACGGCACCCGCCTGGTGGTGGCCGACTACGTGAACAACCGCGTCCTCCTCTGGAACAGCTTCCCGACCCGGAACGGCCAGCCCGCGGACGTGGTGCTGGGTCAGCAGGACTTCACTTCGCGTGAATCGGCCACTTCCGCGAGCCGGATGAGCTCGCCCTACTTCATCGCCGCCACCGGGCTGCAGCTCTTCGTGGCCGACAACCAGAACAACCGGGTGCTGGGGTGGAACCAGTTCCCCACCACCAATGGGGCCCCAGCGGACCTCGTCCTCGGACAGGCGGACTTCGACTCCGCGAACCCGCAGGACCCGGCCACCCGGGCCACGAGCGCCCGGAGCCTCCGCAGCCCGAGCGGATTGCATCTGGCGTGGCCCCACGTGGTGGTCTCGGATTACGGCGCAAACCGCGTCCTCGTCTTCGAGAGCCGCTGA
- a CDS encoding serine/threonine-protein kinase, translating to MKNNNVAAVSGDLDERTQAADVESLFNPPAPVEERSQPNTWDGPSGSSTGPTFEDTASLGPENGLKPGVRIQHYELIRELGSGGMGTVFLARDTRLGRRVAIKFLHTQDADLTKRFILEARATARCSHENIVIIYEVGESQSGPFMVLEFLQGQPLTKLMSGQRLPPARAVELMVPVVRALACAHEQGIVHRDLKPENIVVTDTGGIKVLDFGIAKVLQGDDQEAPAPGGQPRLPNIAELGEDVSNLTRRGAIMGTMAYMSPEQWGIGVPIDHRTDIWAVGIMLFRMIAGKHPLDPLRGPQLMVTAMLDEPMPRLQTMVPEVPAELAAVIDRCLLKRKDERFPDAQSLLRALEPFLPGRISRELRIDESPYAGLSSFQEADADRFFGRTREIAAMVNRIQDRPLLAVVGPSGAGKSSFVRAGLVPVLKRSGKAWESLVIRPGRNPLAALANIVAPLMSSSTTIEEDIHEQQRLVERLYNEPGYVGSVLRSRARRERRRILLFVDQFEELYTLVPDARERLAFTACLSGIADDATSPIRVVLSIRSDFLDRVPEDERFMAELSQGLYFLSSPNREGLRDALVQPAEMAGYQFESTGVIDDMLEHLEATQGALPLLQFAATQLWEARDSKRRLLTQSAYKAIGGIVGALATHADSVLASLSTQERTLVRALFLRLVTPERTRAIVSLEELRELTKDTGEMQRLIDHLVQARLLVVQTGGGATGATVEIVHESLLHSWPTLRRWLDEGQEDAGFLEQLRNAARQWQAKNFDDNLLWRGEMVEEAQRFQRRYRGELPQLQQDFLEAVFAQAKKGKRLRRALLIGATTFLGLLVVAAAVALFVIRNAQREAEHQAKVALAAEATARSAESTARSAEAEAKKRLAEVQAKELERQKAEEEARQAQQAAEAAKAEVERTNNELLAALERAQEAQMRARGAKKRAEQSAEEARLAKEDAIKAAEKLATLLRREQDRVQRLQSQLGSPVIEVLK from the coding sequence ATGAAGAACAACAACGTCGCAGCGGTGAGCGGAGACCTCGACGAGCGGACACAGGCCGCCGACGTGGAGTCGCTCTTCAATCCTCCCGCCCCGGTGGAGGAGCGCTCCCAGCCCAACACGTGGGATGGTCCCTCGGGAAGCTCCACGGGCCCCACGTTCGAGGACACGGCCTCCCTCGGGCCGGAGAACGGGCTCAAGCCCGGCGTGCGCATCCAGCACTACGAGCTCATCCGCGAGCTGGGCAGTGGCGGCATGGGCACCGTCTTCCTGGCGCGTGACACGCGGCTGGGCCGCCGCGTGGCCATCAAGTTCCTGCACACCCAGGACGCGGACCTCACCAAGCGCTTCATCCTCGAGGCCCGGGCCACCGCGCGCTGCAGCCACGAGAACATCGTCATCATCTACGAGGTCGGTGAGTCCCAGTCCGGCCCGTTCATGGTGCTGGAGTTCCTCCAGGGCCAGCCACTGACGAAGCTGATGAGCGGCCAGCGCCTGCCGCCCGCGCGCGCGGTGGAGTTGATGGTGCCGGTGGTGCGCGCCCTGGCCTGCGCCCACGAGCAGGGCATCGTCCACCGCGACCTCAAGCCCGAGAACATCGTCGTGACGGACACCGGCGGCATCAAGGTGCTCGACTTCGGCATCGCCAAGGTGCTCCAGGGCGACGACCAGGAGGCCCCCGCGCCGGGCGGCCAGCCCCGCCTGCCCAACATCGCGGAGCTCGGTGAGGACGTCTCCAACCTCACCCGCCGCGGCGCCATCATGGGCACCATGGCCTACATGTCCCCGGAGCAGTGGGGCATCGGCGTACCCATCGACCACCGGACGGACATCTGGGCCGTGGGCATCATGCTGTTCCGGATGATCGCCGGGAAGCACCCGTTGGATCCGCTGCGCGGCCCGCAGCTCATGGTCACGGCGATGCTCGACGAGCCGATGCCGCGCCTGCAGACGATGGTGCCGGAGGTGCCGGCGGAGCTGGCCGCCGTCATCGACCGCTGCCTGCTCAAGCGCAAGGACGAGCGATTCCCGGACGCGCAATCGCTGCTGCGCGCCCTGGAGCCCTTCCTGCCCGGGCGCATCAGCCGCGAGCTGCGCATCGACGAGAGCCCCTACGCCGGCCTCAGCTCCTTCCAGGAGGCCGACGCGGACCGCTTCTTCGGCCGCACGCGTGAAATCGCCGCCATGGTGAACCGCATCCAGGACCGGCCGCTGCTGGCGGTGGTGGGCCCCTCGGGCGCGGGTAAGTCCTCGTTCGTGCGCGCCGGCCTGGTGCCGGTCCTCAAGCGCTCCGGCAAGGCCTGGGAGTCGCTCGTCATCCGCCCCGGCCGCAACCCGCTGGCCGCCCTGGCCAACATCGTGGCGCCGCTCATGAGTTCCTCGACGACCATCGAGGAGGACATCCACGAGCAGCAACGGCTCGTCGAGCGCCTGTACAACGAGCCCGGCTACGTGGGCAGCGTGCTGCGCAGCCGCGCCCGGCGCGAGCGCCGGAGAATCCTCCTCTTCGTCGACCAGTTCGAGGAGCTCTACACGCTGGTGCCGGACGCGAGGGAGCGCCTGGCGTTCACCGCGTGCCTGTCCGGCATCGCCGATGACGCCACCTCGCCCATCCGAGTGGTGCTCTCCATCCGCTCGGACTTCCTGGACCGGGTGCCGGAGGACGAGCGCTTCATGGCCGAGCTGAGCCAGGGCCTCTACTTCCTCTCCTCGCCCAACCGCGAGGGCCTGCGCGACGCGCTGGTGCAGCCGGCGGAGATGGCCGGCTACCAGTTCGAGAGCACGGGCGTCATCGACGACATGCTGGAGCACCTGGAGGCCACCCAGGGCGCGCTACCCCTGCTGCAGTTCGCCGCCACCCAGCTGTGGGAGGCCCGTGACTCCAAGCGCAGGCTGCTCACCCAGAGCGCCTACAAGGCCATCGGCGGCATCGTGGGCGCGCTCGCCACCCACGCCGACAGCGTGCTGGCCTCCCTGTCCACCCAGGAGCGCACGCTGGTGCGCGCGCTCTTCCTGCGCCTGGTCACCCCCGAGCGCACGCGCGCCATCGTGTCCCTGGAGGAGCTGCGCGAGCTGACGAAGGACACGGGGGAGATGCAGCGGCTCATCGACCACCTCGTCCAGGCGCGTCTGCTCGTCGTGCAGACGGGAGGCGGCGCCACGGGCGCGACGGTGGAGATCGTCCACGAGTCGCTCCTCCACAGCTGGCCCACGCTGCGCCGCTGGCTGGACGAGGGCCAGGAGGACGCGGGCTTCCTGGAGCAGTTGCGCAACGCGGCCCGGCAGTGGCAGGCGAAGAACTTCGACGACAACCTGCTGTGGCGCGGAGAGATGGTGGAGGAGGCGCAACGCTTCCAGCGCCGCTACCGCGGGGAGCTGCCACAGCTGCAGCAGGACTTCCTCGAGGCGGTCTTCGCCCAGGCGAAGAAGGGCAAGAGGCTGAGGCGGGCGCTGCTCATCGGCGCCACGACGTTCCTGGGGCTGCTGGTGGTCGCGGCGGCGGTGGCGCTGTTCGTCATCCGCAACGCGCAGCGGGAAGCCGAGCACCAGGCGAAGGTCGCGCTGGCGGCCGAGGCGACGGCGCGCAGTGCCGAGTCCACGGCGCGCAGTGCCGAGGCGGAGGCCAAGAAGCGCCTGGCCGAGGTACAGGCCAAGGAGCTGGAGCGTCAGAAGGCGGAGGAGGAGGCGCGCCAGGCCCAGCAGGCGGCGGAGGCGGCCAAGGCCGAGGTGGAACGCACCAACAACGAGCTGTTGGCCGCGCTCGAGCGGGCCCAGGAGGCGCAGATGCGCGCCAGGGGCGCCAAGAAGCGCGCCGAGCAGAGCGCCGAGGAGGCGCGCCTGGCCAAGGAAGACGCCATCAAGGCGGCGGAGAAGCTCGCCACGTTGCTGCGCCGCGAGCAGGACCGCGTGCAGCGCCTGCAGTCTCAGCTCGGCAGTCCGGTCATCGAGGTCCTGAAGTGA